Proteins encoded together in one Deinococcus ruber window:
- the groL gene encoding chaperonin GroEL (60 kDa chaperone family; promotes refolding of misfolded polypeptides especially under stressful conditions; forms two stacked rings of heptamers to form a barrel-shaped 14mer; ends can be capped by GroES; misfolded proteins enter the barrel where they are refolded when GroES binds) produces the protein MAKQLVFDESARRSLERGVNAVANAVKVTLGPRGRNVVIEKKFGSPTITKDGVTVAKEIELEDKLENIGAQLLKEVASKTNDITGDGTTTATVLGQAVVKEGLRNVAAGANPLALKRGIEKAVAAAIEEIKKLSVPVEDSDAIKKVAGISANDEQVGEEIANAMDKVGKEGVITIEESKGFDTEVDVVEGMQFDKGFINPYFVTNTDKMEAVLEDAYLLIVEKKISALKDLLPVLEKVAQTGRPLLIIAEDVEGEALATLVVNKLRGTLNIAAVKAPGFGDRRKEMLRDIAAVTGGQVVTEDLGHKLESVGLDMLGRAKRIRITKDETTIIDGAGDQSQIESRVGAIKAELETTDSDYAKEKLQERLAKLSGGVAVIRVGAATETELKEKKHRYEDALSTARSAVEEGIVSGGGTTLLRIIPAVRAAAEALSGDEATGARILIRALEEPARQIAINAGFEGSVVVNAVINSDKPRYGFNAATGEFVDDMVAAGIVDPAKVTRTALQNAASIGALILTTEAIVSDKPEKSQSNAGQGGGGMGGGDMGGMDF, from the coding sequence ATGGCTAAACAACTGGTATTTGATGAATCCGCCCGCCGCAGCCTGGAACGCGGTGTCAACGCTGTCGCCAACGCCGTTAAAGTCACGCTCGGGCCGCGTGGCCGCAACGTGGTCATCGAGAAGAAGTTCGGTAGCCCCACCATCACCAAGGACGGCGTTACCGTCGCCAAGGAAATCGAGCTGGAAGACAAGCTCGAAAATATCGGCGCTCAGCTGCTGAAGGAAGTCGCCAGCAAGACCAACGACATCACGGGTGACGGCACCACCACCGCCACGGTGCTCGGTCAGGCCGTCGTGAAGGAAGGTCTGCGGAACGTGGCCGCCGGAGCCAACCCGCTGGCCCTGAAGCGCGGCATCGAGAAGGCCGTGGCCGCCGCCATCGAGGAGATCAAGAAGCTCAGCGTGCCCGTCGAGGACAGCGACGCGATCAAGAAGGTCGCGGGCATCAGCGCCAACGACGAGCAGGTCGGCGAGGAAATCGCCAACGCGATGGACAAGGTGGGCAAGGAAGGCGTCATCACCATCGAAGAGAGCAAGGGCTTTGACACCGAAGTCGACGTGGTCGAGGGCATGCAGTTCGACAAGGGCTTCATCAACCCCTACTTCGTGACCAACACCGACAAGATGGAAGCGGTGCTCGAAGACGCTTACCTGCTGATCGTCGAGAAGAAGATCAGTGCGCTCAAAGACCTGCTTCCCGTGCTGGAGAAGGTTGCCCAGACGGGCCGCCCCCTGCTGATCATCGCGGAAGACGTGGAAGGCGAGGCGCTGGCGACCCTGGTGGTCAACAAGCTGCGCGGCACGCTGAACATCGCTGCCGTCAAGGCTCCCGGCTTCGGTGATCGCCGCAAGGAAATGCTGCGCGACATCGCTGCCGTGACCGGCGGTCAGGTCGTGACCGAGGATCTGGGCCACAAGCTGGAGAGCGTGGGCCTCGATATGCTGGGCCGCGCCAAGCGCATCCGCATCACCAAGGACGAGACCACCATCATCGACGGCGCGGGCGACCAGAGCCAGATCGAGTCGCGCGTGGGTGCGATCAAGGCCGAGCTGGAGACCACCGACAGCGACTACGCCAAGGAGAAGCTCCAGGAGCGTCTCGCCAAGCTGTCAGGCGGCGTGGCGGTCATCCGGGTCGGTGCTGCCACCGAGACCGAGCTGAAAGAGAAGAAGCACCGCTACGAGGACGCTCTCAGCACCGCACGCAGCGCTGTTGAAGAGGGCATCGTGTCGGGCGGCGGTACCACGCTGCTGCGGATCATTCCTGCCGTGCGTGCAGCTGCCGAGGCCCTGAGCGGCGACGAGGCCACCGGAGCGCGTATCCTGATCCGCGCCCTGGAGGAGCCTGCCCGTCAGATCGCCATCAATGCCGGATTCGAGGGCAGCGTGGTCGTGAACGCCGTCATCAACTCCGACAAGCCCCGTTACGGCTTCAACGCCGCGACCGGCGAGTTCGTGGATGACATGGTGGCGGCGGGGATCGTCGATCCGGCCAAGGTCACGCGCACTGCACTCCAGAACGCCGCCAGCATCGGCGCACTCATCCTCACCACCGAGGCCATCGTGTCCGACAAGCCTGAGAAGAGCCAGTCGAACGCTGGTCAGGGTGGCGGCGGCATGGGCGGCGGCGACATGGGCGGAATGGACTTCTAA
- a CDS encoding SdrD B-like domain-containing protein, with protein MKSGFRKKLHNWRELCAKFIMLAVLVLGTGQAASTIGACSKLGGTLGTNLFDNDGSFGTLTGTPANPTWAAALTTGRTTLKYINKTIRTTPWAGSPEDGEYTISNTTAYRTDGAWWNFTDHTGSSNGTPTGNLNGLMMVINASVVADTFYQQTLTVTPNTNYEYGLWIMNMLKSNSNNPNIQVEVDRIVGGVALPTQIVAVTGNIPNTNPATWQAFGSVINSGPATQMVVRFKNKNPGGGGNDLAIDDLIFTNCTGLSIGSLSGTVYLDTNRDSVLQAATDTVQAGVTVQLVNAAGAVTSSAITDSTGYYVFYNVPAATYTVRVQPSDPTINATYVATAPTGAQRTSVVIGNGAFVLNQDFGYQQGVDVQALKTQRLGTTGTFSSAALTSVPRTQFVQYQLTLKNNGTVATTTPSTLTDVLSSSFSAPTIAAAAAAAGGATGCAASFGSGSTSKTLTMTAATLPAGASCVVTIQVQANTAAPLSNTATASPPSGIPDYATSNNTATVSTTVLGSPVVVLTKRVRNLGPASALNTSAVFSTAISGSPGDVTEYCIDYSNAAGVLNASGFVLTDVVPANTSAWTDGYGAGKGLQWVSTVAGTTTTTLLTSATTSAASTPSPDDAGELNSTATLRVGTLNSGDSGNMCFRALIR; from the coding sequence ATGAAGTCCGGTTTTCGTAAAAAATTGCATAACTGGCGCGAACTCTGTGCCAAATTCATCATGCTGGCAGTACTGGTGTTGGGAACCGGACAGGCTGCCTCGACCATCGGGGCGTGTAGCAAATTGGGCGGAACTCTGGGCACCAACCTCTTCGATAACGACGGGTCGTTCGGGACGCTCACGGGCACGCCCGCCAATCCAACCTGGGCGGCGGCACTCACGACAGGCCGCACTACCCTGAAATACATTAACAAGACCATTCGCACGACGCCCTGGGCTGGCAGCCCGGAAGACGGCGAATACACCATCAGCAACACCACCGCTTACCGCACCGACGGCGCGTGGTGGAACTTCACCGATCACACCGGATCGAGTAACGGCACGCCCACCGGCAACCTGAACGGCCTGATGATGGTCATCAATGCCAGTGTGGTGGCCGATACCTTCTATCAGCAGACGCTGACCGTGACGCCCAATACCAATTACGAATACGGCCTGTGGATCATGAACATGCTCAAAAGTAACAGCAACAATCCCAACATTCAGGTCGAAGTGGACCGCATCGTGGGCGGTGTCGCGCTGCCCACGCAGATTGTGGCCGTGACGGGGAACATCCCCAATACCAACCCCGCGACGTGGCAGGCATTCGGCTCGGTCATCAACAGCGGCCCCGCCACGCAGATGGTGGTGCGGTTCAAGAACAAGAATCCGGGCGGCGGCGGCAACGACCTCGCCATCGACGATCTGATTTTCACAAACTGCACCGGCCTGAGCATCGGCTCGCTCAGCGGCACGGTGTATCTCGACACCAACCGCGACAGCGTGCTTCAGGCTGCCACCGACACCGTGCAGGCGGGCGTGACGGTGCAACTCGTCAATGCTGCCGGAGCCGTGACAAGCAGCGCCATCACCGACAGCACCGGGTACTACGTCTTTTACAACGTGCCTGCTGCCACCTACACCGTGCGCGTTCAGCCGAGCGATCCCACTATCAATGCCACGTATGTCGCCACCGCGCCCACCGGGGCACAGCGCACCAGCGTCGTGATCGGCAACGGAGCCTTCGTGCTGAATCAGGATTTCGGCTATCAGCAGGGGGTGGACGTGCAGGCGCTCAAGACGCAGCGGCTGGGCACCACCGGCACCTTCAGCAGCGCCGCCCTCACCTCGGTGCCGCGTACCCAGTTCGTGCAGTACCAGCTGACCCTGAAGAACAACGGCACGGTTGCCACCACCACGCCCAGCACCCTGACCGACGTGCTCAGCAGCAGTTTCAGTGCGCCGACCATTGCGGCAGCGGCGGCGGCAGCGGGTGGGGCCACCGGCTGCGCGGCCAGCTTTGGCAGCGGCAGCACCAGCAAAACCCTGACCATGACGGCGGCGACCCTCCCAGCCGGAGCCTCGTGCGTGGTCACGATTCAGGTGCAGGCCAATACCGCCGCCCCCCTCAGCAACACCGCGACGGCCAGTCCGCCCAGCGGCATTCCCGATTACGCCACCAGCAACAACACCGCGACTGTCAGCACCACCGTGCTGGGGTCTCCGGTGGTCGTTCTGACCAAGCGTGTCAGAAACCTCGGCCCCGCGTCGGCGCTCAATACCAGCGCAGTGTTCAGCACGGCCATTTCCGGCAGCCCCGGCGACGTTACCGAATACTGCATCGACTACAGCAACGCGGCGGGCGTGCTGAATGCATCCGGGTTCGTTCTCACCGATGTGGTGCCCGCGAACACCAGTGCCTGGACAGACGGCTACGGCGCAGGCAAGGGCTTACAGTGGGTCAGCACCGTCGCGGGCACGACCACCACCACCCTGCTGACCAGCGCGACCACGAGCGCCGCCAGTACGCCCAGCCCCGACGACGCGGGCGAACTGAACAGTACCGCGACTCTGCGGGTAGGCACGCTCAATTCGGGCGACAGCGGCAATATGTGCTTCCGCGCCCTTATTCGCTGA
- a CDS encoding AAA family ATPase, whose translation MRLHIFGASGSGTTTLGRALAAELGLTHLDSDDFFWEATDPPYTRRRPTPERQQRLSTAFTSAPDGWSLSGWMGGWGDMFIPQIQAAIFVHLPPRLRLERLQARERQRYGAAIAKGGPLFQTHRDFLTWAAGYDSNTASRNRAEQEAWLAGLPCPVLRLENVGTKAETHRYALKWLHTLSE comes from the coding sequence TTGAGGCTTCATATCTTCGGGGCGTCAGGCAGCGGCACCACCACGCTTGGGCGAGCGTTGGCCGCTGAACTCGGCCTGACGCATCTCGACAGCGACGACTTTTTCTGGGAGGCTACCGACCCGCCCTATACCCGGAGGCGGCCCACCCCCGAGCGGCAGCAACGACTGTCAACCGCCTTCACATCGGCCCCTGACGGCTGGAGTCTTTCCGGCTGGATGGGCGGCTGGGGCGACATGTTCATTCCGCAGATTCAGGCGGCCATCTTTGTTCATCTTCCGCCCAGGCTGCGCCTCGAACGTCTTCAGGCCCGCGAACGCCAACGCTACGGCGCAGCCATTGCCAAGGGTGGGCCGCTGTTCCAGACGCACCGTGACTTTCTGACCTGGGCAGCCGGATACGACTCGAATACAGCCAGCCGTAACCGGGCAGAACAGGAAGCGTGGCTGGCAGGTCTTCCCTGTCCAGTGCTACGGCTTGAAAACGTCGGGACGAAGGCAGAAACGCACAGATACGCCCTGAAGTGGTTGCACACGCTCAGCGAATAA
- a CDS encoding metallophosphoesterase, with product MRLFPALAVPLLLAACAPASTVNFQDVQATLKAPEHPGELRVLMMGDQGKGGEIQAAVAKAIARVCQQQGCDLGVGLGDNFYPKAPSSADDAVFQTRFADLYGPLNFPFLMVAGNHDESWLMGGDGANPAGLQSELDYARSHPQWIMPERAYRAAWGDLAQFFVVDTAPLASYLPNRDPSYRPGAAFDEAQRAWLKQSLDASPARWNVVLGHHPLLNNGLHGSAGTYTYGAVLPWASGAAIKTMYQQAACGKADLIAAGHDHTLQLFPATNTVCPGTRLLVSGAAGETTGPGLGVPAASDFQAMSTPGFFWLKFTPTTLTYQAYTVDAAGVPTLAYQTEDSKP from the coding sequence ATGCGCCTGTTCCCTGCTCTGGCCGTTCCGCTGCTGCTGGCCGCCTGCGCTCCAGCCTCGACTGTCAATTTTCAGGATGTCCAGGCGACGCTGAAGGCCCCAGAACATCCCGGCGAACTGCGCGTGCTGATGATGGGCGATCAGGGCAAAGGCGGCGAGATTCAGGCAGCAGTGGCAAAGGCCATTGCCCGCGTGTGTCAGCAGCAGGGCTGCGACCTGGGCGTGGGCCTGGGAGACAATTTCTACCCGAAAGCCCCGAGCAGCGCCGACGATGCCGTATTTCAAACGCGTTTTGCCGACCTGTACGGCCCGCTGAACTTCCCCTTCCTGATGGTGGCGGGCAACCATGACGAATCGTGGCTGATGGGCGGCGACGGGGCGAATCCGGCAGGGCTGCAAAGCGAACTCGACTACGCCCGCAGCCATCCGCAGTGGATCATGCCCGAGCGGGCCTACCGCGCCGCGTGGGGCGATCTGGCGCAGTTCTTCGTGGTCGATACCGCGCCGCTGGCCTCATACCTGCCCAACCGCGACCCCAGCTACCGCCCCGGCGCAGCCTTCGATGAAGCGCAGCGGGCCTGGCTGAAGCAGAGTCTGGACGCCAGCCCGGCCCGCTGGAACGTGGTGCTGGGGCATCATCCGCTGCTGAACAACGGACTGCACGGCAGTGCCGGAACGTACACCTACGGCGCGGTATTGCCCTGGGCCAGCGGTGCGGCGATCAAAACCATGTATCAGCAGGCTGCCTGCGGAAAGGCCGACCTGATCGCGGCGGGGCACGACCACACACTGCAACTGTTTCCAGCTACAAATACCGTATGCCCCGGCACGCGCCTGCTGGTGTCGGGCGCGGCGGGCGAAACCACCGGGCCGGGCCTGGGCGTTCCTGCCGCGAGTGACTTTCAGGCCATGAGCACGCCGGGCTTCTTCTGGCTGAAATTCACGCCAACCACCCTGACGTATCAGGCGTATACGGTGGACGCGGCGGGCGTGCCGACGCTGGCGTATCAGACGGAGGACAGCAAGCCTTGA
- a CDS encoding glutamate-cysteine ligase family protein, whose product MPAAAARFPVTLGLEEEIFVLYGDEVQGFRASTASFSGLARLLWRDWRGNVGGTASNFRRGPAARRELMSSVEISTPVQAHPGTLLASALSRRAELARALPGGLMVPLGLLPGSDDYHTAGLHVHVGVPRERLAAVYGNIARFLPVLTHASASSPWWQGAEAGPLSRPVHSFALGPLTADPLARFQDLIVTRRLGTIELRVLDPIWEPDRLHAVLNAVYALAQLPQRLPWSRARYNALRGTYASGPNADIRALAHELQGISGFDPAWLEHTVSARVLESWQQAGEAYTLASLDGAYRTGHWGPVGTPHARPARWRGAAGFAAYYVPKLPYMAKKVRAEHHAAWEGEALVIDEVE is encoded by the coding sequence ATGCCCGCTGCCGCCGCCCGTTTTCCCGTCACGCTCGGTCTGGAAGAGGAAATCTTTGTGCTGTACGGCGACGAGGTGCAGGGATTTCGGGCCAGTACCGCCAGCTTCTCGGGGCTGGCCCGGCTGCTGTGGCGCGACTGGCGCGGCAACGTGGGCGGCACCGCCAGCAACTTCCGGCGCGGCCCGGCAGCGCGGCGCGAACTGATGAGCAGCGTGGAAATCTCGACCCCGGTGCAGGCCCACCCAGGTACGCTGCTCGCCAGCGCCCTGAGCCGCCGCGCCGAACTGGCCCGCGCCCTGCCCGGCGGCCTGATGGTGCCGCTGGGCCTGCTGCCGGGCAGCGACGACTACCACACGGCGGGGCTGCATGTGCATGTGGGCGTGCCCAGGGAGCGGCTCGCCGCCGTGTACGGCAACATCGCCCGCTTCCTGCCGGTGCTCACGCATGCCAGCGCCAGCAGCCCCTGGTGGCAGGGCGCAGAGGCCGGGCCACTGTCGCGCCCGGTGCACAGCTTCGCGCTGGGGCCGCTGACCGCCGACCCGCTCGCCCGCTTTCAGGATCTGATCGTGACCCGGCGGCTGGGCACCATCGAACTGCGCGTCCTCGATCCCATCTGGGAACCCGACAGGCTGCATGCCGTCCTGAACGCGGTGTATGCCCTGGCGCAGTTGCCTCAGCGTCTGCCGTGGTCGCGGGCGCGGTACAACGCCCTGCGCGGCACCTACGCCAGCGGCCCGAACGCCGACATCCGGGCGCTGGCCCACGAACTTCAGGGCATCAGCGGCTTCGATCCGGCGTGGCTGGAACACACCGTATCGGCGCGGGTGCTGGAAAGCTGGCAGCAGGCGGGCGAGGCGTACACGCTGGCCTCTCTCGACGGCGCGTACCGAACAGGGCACTGGGGGCCAGTCGGCACGCCGCATGCTCGCCCGGCCCGCTGGCGCGGCGCGGCGGGATTCGCGGCCTATTACGTGCCCAAGCTGCCGTACATGGCAAAAAAAGTGCGGGCCGAGCATCATGCCGCCTGGGAAGGCGAGGCGCTGGTGATCGACGAGGTGGAGTGA
- a CDS encoding phosphatidylserine decarboxylase, producing the protein MKRLPRFLRVLLPIAAVWAAVLYFLQRIWFYRDPIRITPAEEVIVSPCDGQVVYIRRVQDGQITAQKLGESIRVSEITHADWPEGVTPGNGWLIGIYMSPLDVHFNYAPLKAKVGGIVHNGAKLNLPMVDLWEYIQLTYLRRAVDLFAKRYALENERQTVFLEGTLEGAPLKLAMVEIADKFVNKISTFVQVGEEVRPGQKVSFIERGSQVDLFVFDEDIEFLVGVGDQVYGAQTPIARRAQR; encoded by the coding sequence ATGAAACGTCTTCCCAGGTTCCTGCGCGTGCTGCTGCCAATTGCGGCGGTGTGGGCGGCGGTGTTGTACTTCCTGCAACGCATCTGGTTTTACCGCGACCCTATCCGCATCACCCCGGCAGAGGAAGTGATCGTCAGCCCCTGCGATGGGCAGGTGGTGTACATCCGCCGCGTCCAGGACGGGCAGATCACCGCTCAGAAGCTGGGCGAGAGCATCCGGGTCAGCGAGATCACTCACGCCGACTGGCCCGAAGGCGTGACGCCGGGCAACGGCTGGCTGATCGGCATCTATATGAGTCCGCTGGACGTGCATTTCAACTACGCGCCGCTGAAGGCGAAGGTGGGAGGCATCGTTCACAACGGGGCCAAACTGAATCTGCCGATGGTCGATCTGTGGGAATACATTCAGCTCACGTACCTGCGGCGGGCCGTCGATCTGTTCGCCAAGCGCTACGCCCTGGAAAACGAGCGCCAGACGGTATTTCTGGAAGGCACGCTGGAAGGTGCACCACTGAAACTCGCGATGGTCGAGATCGCCGACAAATTCGTGAACAAGATCAGCACCTTCGTTCAGGTAGGCGAGGAGGTGCGGCCCGGTCAGAAGGTCAGCTTCATCGAGCGCGGCTCACAGGTCGATCTGTTCGTGTTCGACGAGGACATCGAATTTCTGGTCGGTGTGGGTGATCAGGTCTACGGCGCTCAGACGCCCATTGCCCGCCGCGCCCAGCGCTGA
- a CDS encoding DedA family protein, protein MDWHALTHFFSLDHFLNWLNTLDPLLVHAINALTLLIEGIGVPGVPFEIPILASGILVHQGKTSLIASILWGGLGNWIGNIGGYYLGGRGMRMLPERIRGSMGIEEVRGWLARYGAWVVIISRWFGAIRTPFILYAQAAGMPIGTYSLYSLVGALSWTAAWQIGLWYFGSVFIDLWHKYQWYVMGGVGLLLVIAYFVLTRRRKKTPEQEEQTEKTELKEVLDTVEGKE, encoded by the coding sequence ATGGACTGGCACGCCCTTACACACTTCTTCTCGCTCGACCATTTCCTGAACTGGCTGAACACCCTCGACCCACTGCTGGTTCACGCCATCAACGCCCTCACGCTGCTGATCGAGGGCATCGGCGTGCCGGGCGTCCCTTTCGAGATTCCGATTCTGGCATCGGGCATTCTGGTGCATCAGGGTAAGACCTCGCTGATCGCCAGCATTTTATGGGGCGGTCTGGGCAACTGGATCGGCAACATCGGCGGCTATTATCTGGGCGGGCGCGGCATGCGGATGCTGCCCGAGCGCATTCGCGGCAGCATGGGCATCGAGGAGGTGCGCGGCTGGCTGGCGCGGTACGGCGCGTGGGTGGTCATCATCAGCCGCTGGTTCGGGGCCATTCGCACGCCGTTCATCCTGTACGCGCAGGCTGCGGGTATGCCCATCGGCACGTACTCGCTGTACTCGCTGGTGGGCGCTCTGAGCTGGACGGCTGCCTGGCAGATCGGGCTGTGGTACTTCGGCAGCGTGTTTATCGACCTGTGGCACAAGTACCAGTGGTACGTGATGGGCGGTGTGGGCCTGCTCTTGGTCATCGCCTACTTCGTGCTGACCCGGCGGCGCAAGAAGACGCCCGAGCAGGAAGAACAGACCGAGAAGACCGAGCTGAAAGAGGTGCTGGACACGGTGGAAGGCAAAGAATAG
- the thrC gene encoding threonine synthase, with protein sequence MQYISTRGGIAPVGFIQAVLMGLADDGGLLVPEHLPQLSAATLEQWRTLSYQELTLELLTLFAGDELPRADLRDIVQRSYATFRHPDVTPVHRLQDDLYVLELFHGPTFAFKDVALQLLGNMYAYISQQTGSIIHILGATSGDTGASAIAGVSGKPGVRICILYPHGRVSEVQQLQMTTIADENVLNLAIEGTFDDAQRIIKEIFGDAAFKQRYHLRAINSINILRILAQITYYFYAYFRVSEQQPGRSISFSVPTGNFGDIFAGYLAKQMGLPIHRLIVATNENDILVRFVQDGVYRPEAFRSTHSPSMDIQVASNFERYLYYLYGENAAKVKELMAEFRANGLISVPQADLERVRADFAARSVENATCLTTISQVYAGSGYLLDPHTACGVAAADAEALGDITIALATAHPAKFNEAIALSGLEQSFPDEIQALFGKPQRQQVVPATSEAVEQHLVEFFGAASGVLPAPEDVLETLT encoded by the coding sequence ATGCAGTACATCAGCACGCGGGGCGGCATTGCCCCGGTTGGATTTATACAGGCTGTCCTGATGGGACTGGCCGACGACGGTGGCCTGCTCGTTCCCGAGCACCTGCCGCAGCTCTCGGCGGCCACCCTGGAGCAGTGGCGCACGCTGTCCTATCAGGAACTGACGCTCGAACTGCTGACGCTGTTCGCAGGCGACGAGCTTCCGCGTGCCGACCTCCGCGACATCGTGCAGCGCAGCTACGCCACCTTCCGCCACCCCGACGTGACCCCGGTTCACAGGCTTCAGGACGATCTGTACGTGCTCGAACTGTTTCACGGCCCGACCTTCGCCTTCAAAGACGTGGCGCTGCAACTGCTGGGCAACATGTATGCGTACATCTCGCAGCAGACCGGCTCGATCATTCACATCCTGGGGGCCACGTCCGGCGATACCGGGGCGTCGGCCATCGCGGGCGTGAGTGGCAAGCCGGGCGTGCGAATCTGCATTCTGTACCCTCACGGCAGGGTCAGCGAGGTGCAGCAGCTCCAGATGACCACCATCGCCGATGAAAACGTGCTGAATCTGGCGATTGAAGGCACCTTCGACGACGCCCAGCGCATCATCAAGGAGATCTTCGGCGACGCGGCGTTCAAGCAGCGCTACCACCTGCGGGCCATCAATTCCATCAACATCCTGCGGATTCTGGCCCAGATCACCTATTACTTCTACGCGTATTTTCGGGTGTCCGAGCAGCAGCCCGGCAGAAGCATCAGCTTCAGCGTGCCCACCGGGAACTTCGGTGACATCTTCGCAGGCTACCTGGCAAAACAGATGGGACTGCCCATTCACCGCCTGATCGTGGCGACCAACGAGAACGATATTCTGGTGCGCTTCGTGCAGGACGGTGTGTACCGCCCCGAGGCGTTCCGCAGCACCCACAGCCCCTCGATGGATATTCAGGTCGCCAGCAACTTCGAGCGCTACCTGTACTACCTGTACGGCGAGAACGCGGCGAAGGTGAAAGAGCTGATGGCCGAGTTCAGAGCAAACGGCCTGATTTCGGTGCCACAGGCCGATCTGGAGCGCGTCCGTGCCGATTTCGCGGCCAGAAGCGTCGAAAACGCGACCTGCCTGACGACCATTTCTCAGGTGTACGCGGGCAGCGGCTATCTGCTCGACCCGCACACCGCCTGCGGCGTCGCGGCAGCCGACGCGGAAGCGCTGGGCGATATCACCATCGCGCTTGCCACCGCTCATCCGGCCAAATTCAACGAGGCCATCGCGCTCAGTGGGTTGGAGCAGAGCTTCCCGGACGAAATTCAGGCGCTGTTCGGCAAGCCGCAGCGTCAGCAGGTGGTTCCGGCCACCAGCGAAGCCGTCGAGCAGCATCTGGTGGAGTTCTTCGGGGCGGCGTCCGGGGTGCTGCCCGCCCCCGAAGACGTGCTGGAAACGCTGACCTGA
- a CDS encoding phosphotransferase family protein — MTRLLREAGISGDITGLEPLTGGYANDLYRARLSGAVASVVVRCWRRDPAQAATEVAVMQRAAGVVPLASLLAADVNAERPVALLEDVPGMNAQQALEADPAAAEQLGEALGQAFARLHSVQFEHPGLLSAPPLRVMPWPPSTPSQQLLDFAYPRLWNDTARAALGEPVQQQWWAYIQQHAPLLDVLAEEASLVHADANPKNVMVRRFPQGWRVAAVLDWEFAFSGSSLSDLGNLLRWEAREGSSWTTGVLRGWREGGGPTSGNSLPGDFVTMARMLDVYSLLAFVNSPDSALHGPVTELIRRTVTDQPR, encoded by the coding sequence GTGACGCGGCTGCTGCGGGAAGCGGGCATTTCCGGCGACATCACGGGCCTGGAACCCCTGACCGGAGGGTACGCCAACGATCTGTACCGGGCGCGGCTGTCAGGCGCTGTGGCAAGCGTGGTGGTGCGCTGCTGGCGGCGTGACCCGGCGCAGGCAGCCACCGAAGTGGCGGTGATGCAGCGGGCTGCCGGAGTGGTGCCGCTGGCCTCGCTGCTGGCTGCCGACGTAAACGCCGAGAGACCCGTGGCGCTGCTCGAAGATGTACCGGGAATGAATGCTCAGCAGGCGCTGGAAGCCGACCCAGCCGCCGCCGAGCAACTGGGCGAGGCGCTGGGGCAGGCCTTCGCCCGGCTGCACAGTGTCCAGTTCGAGCATCCGGGGCTGTTGTCTGCGCCGCCGCTGCGGGTCATGCCCTGGCCGCCGTCCACGCCCTCGCAACAGCTACTCGACTTCGCGTACCCCCGCCTGTGGAACGACACCGCCCGCGCCGCCCTGGGCGAACCGGTGCAGCAGCAGTGGTGGGCATACATCCAGCAACACGCACCGCTGCTGGACGTGCTGGCAGAGGAAGCGTCGCTGGTGCATGCCGACGCCAATCCGAAGAACGTGATGGTGCGCCGCTTTCCGCAGGGCTGGCGCGTGGCTGCCGTGCTGGACTGGGAATTTGCCTTCAGCGGCTCCAGCCTGAGCGATCTGGGCAACCTGCTGCGCTGGGAAGCGCGTGAAGGGTCAAGCTGGACGACGGGCGTGCTGCGCGGCTGGCGGGAAGGCGGCGGCCCCACTTCAGGCAATTCGCTGCCCGGCGATTTCGTGACGATGGCCCGGATGCTGGACGTGTACAGCCTGCTGGCATTCGTCAACAGCCCGGATTCGGCGCTGCATGGCCCCGTCACCGAACTGATTCGCCGCACGGTGACGGACCAGCCCCGGTAA